In a single window of the Micromonospora sp. WMMD1155 genome:
- a CDS encoding type VII secretion target, with amino-acid sequence MSSPSRELEVQPEALTAFAKASTDRAARFRELHRSFGEGHVPRHAFGVMPASFGLAAAYAEQFEACLQGLADGAEVMADIAEGLDDTAGAYTGTDVANTDMFVPGRPAAPDVIAPGPWSPGTSSTGDTTGPVPA; translated from the coding sequence GTGTCGAGCCCGAGCAGAGAGCTGGAGGTCCAGCCGGAGGCGCTGACGGCGTTCGCCAAGGCGTCCACCGACCGTGCGGCGCGTTTTCGCGAGTTGCACCGCTCGTTCGGTGAAGGGCACGTCCCCCGGCACGCGTTCGGTGTGATGCCGGCGTCGTTCGGCCTCGCGGCGGCGTACGCCGAACAGTTCGAGGCCTGCCTGCAGGGGCTGGCCGACGGCGCCGAGGTGATGGCGGACATCGCCGAAGGGCTCGACGACACCGCGGGCGCCTATACCGGCACCGACGTCGCCAACACCGACATGTTCGTGCCCGGCCGCCCGGCCGCTCCCGACGTGATTGCACCCGGCCCCTGGTCACCGGGCACCTCGTCCACCGGCGACACGACCGGGCCGGTGCCCGCGTGA
- a CDS encoding winged helix-turn-helix domain-containing protein has product MTEARPDSRRMTISDPQVMRAMAHPARIAIMEYLNSRESGGTATECAEIVGLSPSATSYHLRALAKFGLVEQAPSRGDARERLWRVSSASVLVEAGRDAGPEARAAEQALVEAHAVRGMERTRDWLRRAGDEPQEWYDTALFTDTLLLLTAEELSGLNEQVMALLRPYQARRRQADPPSGARSVAVQYRTVPLA; this is encoded by the coding sequence ATGACCGAGGCCCGCCCCGATTCGCGTCGGATGACGATCAGTGACCCGCAGGTGATGCGGGCGATGGCCCATCCGGCCCGGATCGCGATCATGGAGTACCTGAACAGCCGCGAGAGCGGCGGGACCGCCACCGAGTGCGCCGAGATCGTCGGGCTGTCGCCGAGCGCGACCAGCTATCACCTGCGGGCGTTGGCGAAGTTCGGTCTGGTCGAGCAGGCGCCGAGCCGTGGGGACGCGCGCGAGCGGCTGTGGCGCGTGTCGAGTGCGAGTGTGTTGGTCGAGGCCGGCCGGGACGCCGGGCCTGAGGCGCGTGCGGCCGAGCAGGCGCTGGTGGAGGCCCATGCGGTCCGAGGCATGGAGCGCACTCGGGACTGGTTGCGGCGCGCCGGGGACGAGCCTCAGGAGTGGTACGACACGGCGCTCTTCACCGACACGTTGCTGTTGCTGACCGCCGAGGAGTTGAGCGGGCTGAACGAGCAGGTCATGGCGCTGCTTCGGCCGTACCAGGCGCGACGGCGGCAGGCGGATCCCCCGTCGGGGGCGCGTTCGGTCGCCGTGCAGTACCGGACGGTGCCGCTGGCGTAG
- a CDS encoding AAA family ATPase yields MPALDLEPDLDSDLSAEREHLATSRAALRRMRERAEALFASGDQVAGDAYAAETLGRTLARRVAELADDPTTPLFFGRLDFAGTVNPGTTADEATGDAPTGTTTTDARTAGTSTNTSTSTSTSTSTNTNTNTNTNTDHDGRRYHVGRRHVTDERGEPLVLDWRAPVSRSFYRASARDPQGVAVRRRFGFSNGLLTSFEDERLDRGEELGTTSRILTAEIERPRVGPMRDIVATIQPEQDELVRADLADSICVQGAPGTGKTAVGLHRAAYLLYLHRERLRRAGVLIVGPNRAFLSYIAAVLPALGEVEVEQATVEELISRVPVRAVEAPAVAALKHDVRMASVLRRAVQTQIGTPTESITVSDGSFRWRIGLEPLHRIVEETREEGLPYNIGRERVRARVVSLLQRQAEARRAESPGDAWLRRMGRCRPVTDFLDAVWPALTPEGLVHGLLSDPGRLAAAADGVLDEAEQALLGWERPARTPKATRWTAADTVLIDEAAGLLERPSGFGHVVVDEAQDLSPMQCRAIARRSEHGSITLLGDLAQGTAPWSAVDWKVSLAHLGKPDAVVVPLTIGFRVPAAVVAFANLLLPALAVDVPPAESLRHDGGLDVRTVTDLTSATVAEVRAALAHDGSVGVIAADDAVDGLRAALADAGVATATADDVAAAERVTVVPATLVKGLEYDHVVVVEPAAIVAAEPRGLHRLYVVLTRAVSRLAVLHHEPLPAPLSVQN; encoded by the coding sequence ATGCCCGCACTTGACCTCGAACCTGACCTCGACTCGGATCTGTCGGCCGAACGCGAACACCTCGCGACCTCGCGGGCAGCGCTACGCCGGATGCGGGAGCGGGCCGAGGCTCTCTTCGCCAGCGGTGACCAGGTTGCCGGTGACGCCTACGCGGCTGAGACGCTCGGGCGCACCCTGGCCCGCCGGGTGGCCGAACTGGCGGACGACCCCACCACGCCACTCTTCTTCGGTCGCCTCGATTTCGCGGGAACGGTGAACCCCGGAACCACAGCCGACGAGGCCACCGGCGACGCGCCCACCGGCACCACGACCACCGACGCCCGCACAGCCGGCACCAGCACCAACACCAGCACCAGCACCAGCACCAGCACCAGCACCAACACCAACACCAACACCAACACCAACACTGATCATGACGGTCGTCGGTATCACGTGGGGCGGCGGCACGTCACCGACGAGCGCGGTGAGCCGTTGGTGCTGGACTGGCGGGCGCCGGTCTCCCGGTCGTTCTACCGGGCCAGTGCGCGCGATCCGCAGGGCGTGGCGGTCCGGCGGCGGTTCGGGTTCAGCAACGGGCTGCTGACCAGCTTCGAGGACGAGCGGTTGGATCGGGGCGAGGAACTGGGCACGACCAGTCGGATCCTCACCGCCGAGATCGAGCGGCCCCGCGTGGGGCCGATGCGGGACATCGTCGCGACCATCCAGCCGGAACAGGACGAGCTGGTCCGGGCCGACCTGGCCGACTCGATCTGTGTGCAGGGCGCGCCGGGCACCGGTAAGACGGCGGTGGGGCTGCACCGGGCCGCGTACCTGCTCTATCTGCACCGGGAGCGGCTGCGACGCGCGGGCGTGCTGATCGTCGGGCCGAACCGGGCGTTCCTGTCGTACATCGCGGCGGTGCTGCCGGCGCTCGGCGAGGTCGAGGTCGAGCAGGCCACAGTGGAGGAGCTGATCTCCCGGGTGCCGGTGCGGGCGGTCGAGGCCCCGGCGGTCGCCGCGCTGAAACACGACGTACGCATGGCGAGCGTGCTGCGACGAGCGGTGCAGACACAGATCGGTACGCCGACCGAGTCGATCACGGTGTCGGACGGTTCGTTCCGGTGGCGGATCGGGTTGGAGCCGTTGCACCGGATCGTCGAGGAGACCCGCGAGGAAGGGCTGCCGTACAACATCGGGCGGGAGCGGGTCCGGGCCCGGGTGGTGAGTCTGCTGCAACGGCAGGCGGAAGCCCGCCGGGCCGAGTCGCCGGGTGATGCCTGGTTGCGCCGGATGGGCCGCTGCCGACCGGTCACCGACTTCCTGGACGCGGTGTGGCCGGCCCTCACCCCGGAAGGGCTGGTGCACGGCCTGCTCTCCGACCCGGGCCGACTGGCCGCAGCGGCGGACGGAGTGCTCGACGAAGCGGAGCAGGCCCTACTCGGGTGGGAGAGACCGGCTCGGACCCCGAAGGCGACCCGCTGGACCGCCGCCGACACGGTGCTGATCGACGAGGCGGCCGGGCTGCTCGAACGGCCCTCCGGGTTCGGGCACGTGGTGGTGGACGAGGCACAGGACCTTTCCCCGATGCAGTGTCGGGCCATTGCCCGCCGCAGCGAACACGGCTCGATCACCCTCCTCGGTGACCTCGCCCAGGGCACCGCACCGTGGTCGGCGGTGGACTGGAAGGTCTCCCTTGCCCACCTGGGCAAGCCGGACGCCGTGGTGGTTCCGCTGACCATCGGTTTCCGGGTGCCCGCCGCGGTGGTCGCGTTCGCGAACCTGCTCCTTCCGGCGCTCGCGGTGGACGTACCGCCGGCTGAGTCGCTGCGGCACGACGGCGGCCTGGACGTGCGTACCGTGACCGACCTGACCTCGGCGACGGTGGCGGAGGTGCGCGCGGCGCTGGCCCACGACGGTTCGGTGGGTGTGATCGCCGCGGACGACGCTGTCGACGGGCTGCGCGCGGCGTTGGCCGACGCCGGGGTCGCGACCGCGACCGCCGACGACGTGGCGGCCGCGGAGCGGGTCACCGTGGTGCCCGCGACGCTGGTCAAGGGCCTGGAGTACGACCACGTGGTGGTGGTCGAGCCGGCCGCGATCGTCGCGGCCGAACCGCGCGGGCTGCACCGGTTGTACGTGGTGCTCACCCGGGCGGTGTCCCGCCTGGCGGTGCTGCACCACGAGCCGCTGCCGGCGCCGCTGTCCGTGCAGAACTGA
- a CDS encoding VOC family protein, whose translation MSTVPPGTPCWADLATPDLGDARRFYPELFGWTGRVTPEPEAGGYTVFLLDGKPVAGAGPPAIPDQVPIWSTYVATDDAELVAGRVERAGGQVVVPPFEVFDRGWMAVFADPAGATFSVWQPLAMTGAEVFNVPGAMSWNELVTPDPEGAKVFYELVFGWQPDDQAVGPVTYTGWRLGTQIVAGMMPPLADDFPADLPAYWTVYFAVTDADAAAARAAELGGTILVPPRDIPSGRFAALRDPQGALFSVIDLGA comes from the coding sequence GTGAGCACCGTCCCGCCGGGTACGCCCTGCTGGGCCGACCTGGCCACCCCGGACCTGGGCGACGCGCGGCGCTTCTACCCGGAGCTGTTCGGTTGGACCGGCCGGGTGACACCGGAACCCGAGGCGGGTGGCTACACGGTCTTCCTGCTGGACGGGAAGCCGGTCGCCGGGGCCGGGCCACCGGCGATCCCGGACCAGGTGCCGATCTGGTCGACGTACGTCGCCACCGACGACGCGGAGCTGGTCGCCGGCCGGGTCGAACGGGCCGGTGGGCAGGTCGTCGTACCGCCGTTCGAGGTGTTCGACCGGGGCTGGATGGCCGTCTTCGCCGACCCGGCCGGCGCCACCTTCAGCGTCTGGCAACCCCTGGCGATGACCGGTGCCGAAGTGTTCAACGTGCCGGGCGCGATGAGCTGGAACGAACTGGTCACCCCCGACCCGGAGGGTGCGAAGGTCTTCTACGAGCTGGTGTTCGGCTGGCAGCCGGACGACCAGGCGGTGGGGCCCGTGACGTACACCGGTTGGCGGCTCGGGACGCAGATCGTCGCCGGGATGATGCCGCCGCTGGCCGACGACTTCCCGGCCGACCTGCCCGCGTACTGGACGGTGTACTTCGCGGTCACCGACGCGGACGCCGCCGCGGCCCGCGCCGCCGAGCTGGGCGGAACGATCCTGGTCCCACCCCGGGACATCCCGTCGGGCCGGTTCGCCGCCCTACGCGACCCCCAGGGCGCCCTCTTCTCCGTCATCGACCTGGGGGCCTGA
- a CDS encoding transporter — protein sequence MDPDDDLPPADAATALRLIEAQRSATVRRIDPDARLLYWPWGVAWLVGFGLFFLRFPPGEEQLLRLPGWLPLTVLFALLLAAAAVQAVASARAYGQLSGDSARRGRWYGCAWGLGSVSVYAGLGRITEHLPHDLAALLWSATAVGLTAALHMAGGAIWLDRDLFRLGVWIGVINLAGAFAGPGWHALVVSVAGGGGILVAGALARRRQRQQP from the coding sequence GTGGACCCAGACGATGACCTCCCACCCGCCGACGCCGCGACAGCGCTCCGGCTGATCGAGGCCCAGCGATCCGCGACGGTACGCCGGATCGATCCCGATGCCCGCCTGCTCTACTGGCCGTGGGGAGTCGCCTGGCTGGTCGGCTTCGGTCTCTTCTTCCTGCGGTTCCCCCCAGGCGAGGAGCAACTGCTCCGACTCCCGGGCTGGCTGCCGCTGACCGTCCTCTTCGCGCTGCTCCTTGCCGCGGCGGCGGTCCAGGCGGTGGCCAGCGCTCGGGCGTACGGTCAGTTGAGCGGCGACTCCGCGCGGCGTGGCCGCTGGTACGGGTGTGCCTGGGGCCTCGGTTCGGTGAGCGTCTACGCGGGGCTCGGCCGGATCACCGAACACCTGCCGCACGACCTGGCGGCACTGCTCTGGTCGGCGACGGCCGTCGGGCTGACCGCCGCGTTGCACATGGCCGGCGGGGCGATCTGGCTGGACCGGGACCTGTTCCGACTGGGCGTCTGGATCGGCGTGATCAACCTGGCCGGCGCGTTCGCCGGGCCGGGCTGGCACGCACTGGTCGTCTCGGTGGCCGGCGGCGGCGGGATCCTGGTCGCCGGCGCGCTCGCCCGGCGGCGACAGCGACAGCAGCCGTGA
- a CDS encoding ABC transporter permease encodes MQLALVHARYQLLEIIRIPVAVFGSAFFPAAAMIFFVVPFAGDDSVGATLATASMVTFSVMSANIFQYGVGVAEDRDQPWNPYTRTLPAGPAPRFAGRVLAGLALTYLSLIPVVVIGATLTAAEITPAAFLLTIGTVAVISVPFTLMGLAIGYSLPSKAAIVVAQVVFLPLAFGGGLLSAPGDAPGFIETIAPFLPTRGAAELMWAAVSDYHVQPLALIMLGVWVVLLATLAGWAYRRDEGRRFS; translated from the coding sequence GTGCAGCTCGCCCTGGTCCACGCCCGATACCAACTCCTGGAGATCATCCGGATTCCGGTGGCGGTCTTCGGGAGCGCCTTCTTCCCGGCCGCCGCCATGATCTTCTTCGTGGTGCCGTTCGCCGGTGACGACTCGGTCGGCGCCACCCTCGCCACCGCGTCGATGGTCACCTTCTCGGTGATGAGCGCCAACATCTTCCAGTACGGCGTCGGCGTCGCCGAGGACCGCGACCAGCCGTGGAACCCGTACACCCGGACCCTGCCGGCCGGACCGGCGCCCCGGTTCGCGGGCCGTGTGCTGGCCGGCCTGGCACTGACGTACCTCTCGCTGATCCCGGTCGTCGTGATCGGCGCGACGCTGACCGCGGCCGAGATCACCCCGGCGGCGTTCCTGCTGACCATCGGCACGGTGGCCGTCATCTCGGTGCCGTTCACGCTGATGGGCCTGGCCATCGGCTACTCGCTGCCGAGCAAGGCGGCGATCGTCGTCGCGCAGGTCGTCTTCCTGCCGCTCGCGTTCGGCGGCGGGCTGCTCTCCGCGCCGGGCGACGCGCCCGGGTTCATCGAGACGATCGCCCCGTTCCTGCCCACCCGGGGTGCGGCCGAGCTGATGTGGGCGGCGGTCAGCGACTACCACGTCCAACCGCTGGCGCTGATCATGCTCGGTGTCTGGGTGGTGCTGCTCGCCACGCTCGCCGGCTGGGCGTACCGACGGGACGAGGGTCGCCGGTTCAGCTGA
- a CDS encoding ABC transporter ATP-binding protein produces the protein MTLARADQASRRYGDVLALDRVDLEVRAGELVGLLGPNGAGKSTLMNLLVGLRRPSSGRVELNGRDPRDPASRRQIGVTPQETGLPGTLRVGEVVDFVSAHYPDPVPRAELLDRFGLGDLARRQTGGLSGGQRRRLAVALAFVGRPRLVLLDEPTTGLDVAARHTLWEAIRAFHSDGGTVLLSSHYLEEVEALAHRVVVIGQGRVLADDTVAAVRGIVGVRRVSLVADHLPDLPGVVRTERIDGRVHLLTTDADELVRALVTAGADFTDLEVRPTSLEEAFLAITSGDGSTPGQTTAAGRPATAEDRAATGGPASTAATGGPASTAATGDPASTAATGDPASTAATGGRPTTV, from the coding sequence ATGACTCTCGCCCGCGCCGACCAGGCCAGCCGCCGGTACGGCGACGTCCTCGCCCTCGACCGCGTCGACCTCGAAGTCCGGGCCGGTGAGCTGGTCGGCCTCCTCGGGCCGAACGGCGCCGGCAAGAGCACCCTGATGAACCTGCTCGTCGGTCTGCGCCGCCCCAGCTCGGGGCGGGTCGAGCTGAACGGTCGCGACCCCCGCGACCCGGCGAGCCGACGACAGATCGGGGTGACCCCGCAGGAGACCGGCCTGCCGGGCACGTTGCGGGTCGGGGAGGTCGTCGACTTCGTCTCCGCGCACTACCCGGACCCGGTTCCCCGCGCCGAACTGCTCGACCGATTCGGCCTGGGCGACCTCGCCCGACGGCAGACCGGTGGGCTCTCCGGAGGGCAGCGCCGTCGGCTGGCGGTGGCGTTGGCGTTCGTCGGCCGACCCCGGTTGGTGCTCCTCGACGAGCCGACCACCGGCCTGGACGTGGCCGCCCGGCACACCCTGTGGGAGGCGATCCGCGCGTTCCACTCCGACGGCGGCACCGTGCTGCTCAGCAGCCACTATCTGGAGGAGGTGGAGGCGCTGGCCCACCGGGTGGTGGTGATCGGGCAGGGCCGGGTGCTCGCCGACGACACGGTGGCCGCGGTGCGCGGCATCGTCGGCGTACGCCGGGTCAGCCTCGTCGCCGACCACCTGCCCGACCTGCCCGGGGTCGTCCGCACCGAACGGATCGACGGCCGGGTGCACCTGCTCACCACCGACGCCGACGAACTGGTCCGTGCGCTGGTCACGGCCGGAGCCGACTTCACCGACCTGGAGGTACGACCGACCTCGCTGGAGGAGGCGTTCCTCGCCATCACCAGCGGGGACGGGTCCACCCCGGGCCAGACCACCGCGGCGGGACGACCCGCCACGGCAGAGGACCGCGCCGCCACCGGCGGCCCAGCCAGCACCGCCGCCACCGGCGGCCCAGCCAGCACCGCCGCCACCGGCGACCCCGCCAGCACCGCCGCCACCGGCGACCCCGCCAGCACCGCCGCCACCGGCGGCCGACCCACCACCGTCTGA
- a CDS encoding YbaB/EbfC family nucleoid-associated protein: MTFPGLDRIEALARNLDSWQRELAGKMTELEDSSADGMSDSGLVRVTAAADGTIVSTEVNARAMRLDSYTLAEEFTAAAKRAQEAAAARVRELVGEVMAEAPGGSRPVDAPGGGGVIADAPGGGRSAASSQAPDDRPDWY, encoded by the coding sequence ATGACCTTTCCCGGTCTGGACCGCATCGAGGCACTGGCCCGCAACCTGGACAGCTGGCAGCGCGAGCTGGCCGGCAAGATGACCGAGTTGGAAGACAGCAGTGCCGACGGCATGAGCGACTCCGGCCTGGTCCGGGTCACCGCCGCCGCGGACGGCACGATCGTCTCGACCGAGGTCAACGCCCGGGCGATGCGCCTCGACTCGTACACCCTGGCCGAGGAGTTCACCGCCGCCGCCAAGCGCGCCCAGGAGGCGGCCGCCGCCCGGGTCCGCGAACTGGTCGGTGAGGTGATGGCCGAGGCGCCCGGCGGCAGTCGGCCGGTCGACGCCCCCGGCGGCGGTGGGGTGATTGCCGACGCGCCCGGCGGCGGTCGGTCGGCCGCGAGCAGTCAGGCGCCCGACGACCGTCCGGATTGGTACTGA
- a CDS encoding HNH endonuclease signature motif containing protein, giving the protein MLSALAQAGEAVDDCAQASLWALSDSELLGSLDAAHVLAQRLATVQLGLVRELDSRGLATAQGASSTAGWLRERLRLTGRSARQLVQLATTIDAAPPAVRDALLSGAMSVDQGRVVAETIAALPQEAGPEVADKATRLLVDWADRFDPTTLGRLGDRVLTHVAPDLADQAELAALKRATERAEARRHVTLSEQHNGQVRLSGNLDTETACLLREAIDPLCAPAGEHDDRSPGQRRADALGEVCRLALRTGELPDNGGDRPQLVVTVSLDELVNGVRAGTLETGEPLTPGAIRRLACDASVLPAVLGGNSQVLDVGRQRRLFNGPLRRALVLRDGGCAFPGCDRPSRWCDGHHVRHWADGGVTALGNAVLLCGYHHRLVHRSDWKIRIAADGRPDFLPPHWLDPLRTPRRNLYHRRC; this is encoded by the coding sequence ATGTTGAGTGCGTTGGCGCAGGCGGGTGAGGCAGTCGACGACTGCGCCCAAGCCTCGCTGTGGGCGCTCTCCGACAGTGAGTTGCTCGGGTCCCTCGACGCGGCGCACGTGTTGGCGCAGCGGTTGGCCACCGTTCAGCTCGGTCTGGTGCGCGAGTTGGACAGCCGCGGCCTGGCGACCGCCCAGGGCGCCTCGTCCACAGCCGGGTGGCTGCGGGAACGGCTTCGGCTCACCGGCCGTTCCGCCCGCCAACTGGTTCAGCTCGCCACCACCATCGACGCCGCCCCACCGGCGGTGCGTGACGCGCTGCTCAGCGGTGCGATGTCCGTCGACCAGGGTCGGGTGGTGGCAGAAACGATCGCCGCCCTTCCGCAGGAGGCAGGCCCGGAGGTGGCGGATAAAGCCACCCGACTCCTGGTCGACTGGGCCGACCGATTCGATCCGACCACCCTGGGCCGTCTCGGGGACCGCGTCCTCACGCACGTCGCACCGGACTTGGCCGACCAGGCCGAGTTGGCCGCTCTCAAGCGGGCCACCGAGCGTGCCGAGGCCCGCCGGCACGTCACGCTCTCCGAACAGCACAACGGGCAGGTACGCCTCAGCGGCAACCTCGACACCGAAACCGCGTGTCTGCTGCGAGAGGCGATCGATCCGCTCTGCGCCCCGGCCGGTGAGCACGACGACCGCAGCCCCGGTCAGCGTCGAGCGGACGCGCTGGGCGAAGTCTGTCGGCTCGCGCTGCGCACCGGTGAGCTGCCCGACAACGGTGGCGACCGGCCGCAACTCGTTGTGACCGTCTCGTTGGACGAGTTGGTCAACGGCGTACGCGCCGGCACCCTGGAGACCGGCGAACCCCTCACGCCCGGCGCGATCCGGCGTCTCGCCTGCGACGCAAGCGTGCTGCCTGCGGTGCTGGGCGGCAACAGCCAGGTCCTGGACGTCGGCCGCCAGCGCCGGCTCTTCAACGGCCCGTTGCGCCGCGCGCTGGTGCTTCGCGACGGCGGTTGCGCCTTCCCTGGCTGCGATCGGCCGTCCCGGTGGTGCGATGGTCACCACGTCCGGCATTGGGCCGACGGTGGTGTGACGGCACTGGGCAATGCTGTGCTGCTCTGCGGCTACCACCACCGGCTGGTCCACCGCAGTGACTGGAAGATCCGCATCGCAGCCGACGGCCGACCCGACTTCCTCCCGCCCCACTGGCTCGATCCGCTGCGCACGCCACGACGCAACCTCTACCACCGGCGCTGCTGA
- a CDS encoding WXG100 family type VII secretion target yields MSTEALTRNKTYFEQIVSGTPDPFKPLSNAVLWPFEQLLELVAGEPDDLMRAAQLCLDTGAAVREIAGEQIQHRARLRGAWSGDAAESFHASMESVEEAIEELAKGLDGTKEVLVDAANAAVDAFNLLVELILEFLLWFLTEVIIAAVAAALSAGISLAATVVRVLARLATTVGRMVKIVARFAEILTKLATKMQKVAELLMKYRRAVLEIRKAKKAYRAWNKSGWTAEARAFQIEKFKTLFPGKFLINQASPVNIPGLGGALLDTGVGMHDISDGTKDRNYLVDGTYREDLGPYTKGVQNVFDSILT; encoded by the coding sequence GTGAGCACCGAGGCGTTGACGCGCAACAAGACCTACTTCGAGCAGATCGTGTCCGGCACCCCCGACCCGTTCAAGCCGCTGTCCAACGCGGTGCTCTGGCCCTTCGAGCAGCTCCTCGAACTCGTCGCGGGCGAGCCCGACGACCTGATGCGCGCCGCCCAGCTCTGCCTCGACACCGGCGCGGCGGTCCGCGAGATCGCCGGTGAGCAGATCCAGCACCGGGCCCGCCTCCGGGGGGCCTGGTCGGGTGACGCCGCCGAGAGCTTCCACGCCTCGATGGAGTCGGTGGAGGAGGCCATCGAGGAACTGGCGAAGGGGTTGGACGGCACCAAGGAGGTGCTGGTCGACGCCGCCAACGCCGCTGTCGACGCGTTCAACCTGCTGGTCGAGCTGATCCTCGAGTTCCTGCTCTGGTTCCTCACCGAGGTGATCATCGCGGCGGTGGCGGCGGCGCTGAGCGCGGGCATCTCGCTCGCGGCGACCGTCGTGCGGGTGCTGGCGCGGCTCGCCACCACCGTCGGGCGGATGGTCAAGATCGTCGCTCGGTTCGCCGAGATCCTGACGAAGCTGGCCACGAAGATGCAGAAGGTCGCCGAGCTGCTGATGAAGTACCGTCGCGCGGTCCTGGAGATCCGCAAGGCGAAGAAGGCGTACCGGGCCTGGAACAAGTCCGGCTGGACGGCCGAGGCCAGGGCGTTCCAGATCGAGAAGTTCAAGACGCTCTTCCCGGGCAAGTTCCTGATCAACCAGGCGTCTCCCGTCAACATCCCCGGCCTCGGTGGCGCCCTGCTGGACACCGGCGTCGGCATGCACGACATCTCCGACGGCACGAAGGACCGCAACTACCTGGTGGACGGCACGTACCGCGAGGATCTGGGCCCCTACACCAAGGGCGTGCAGAATGTCTTCGACTCCATCCTGACCTGA
- a CDS encoding ABC transporter ATP-binding protein — protein sequence MSREPVADPSAAASSGGVPAVEVRGLHVDLGGTPILTGVDLTVAPGEWVTVIGPNGAGKSTLLRAVGGLLAAPEAITLFGTPSTALRRRDRARVVATVAQSPVVPAGMSVLDYVLLGRTPYIPTLGRESTADLDAVHEVLGRLDLTGFHRRELATLSGGERQRVFLARALAQGATLLLLDEPTSALDIGHQQEVLELVDQLRREHGLTVLATMHDLSLAGEYADRMVMLAGGRVVAAGSPSEVLTEHLLATHYRASVRVVPGTHGPLVVPVRPTRPDPLGARGSGPQVDDGEEGALGVA from the coding sequence GTGAGCCGCGAACCCGTCGCCGACCCGTCCGCCGCCGCCTCTTCCGGCGGCGTACCCGCCGTCGAGGTGCGCGGCCTGCACGTCGACCTCGGCGGCACGCCGATCCTGACCGGCGTCGACCTCACCGTCGCCCCCGGCGAGTGGGTCACCGTGATCGGCCCGAACGGCGCCGGCAAGTCGACCCTGTTGCGCGCCGTCGGCGGCCTGCTGGCCGCGCCCGAGGCCATCACCCTCTTCGGTACGCCGAGCACGGCGCTGCGCCGCCGGGACCGCGCCCGGGTGGTGGCCACCGTGGCACAGTCCCCGGTGGTGCCGGCCGGCATGTCGGTGCTGGACTACGTGCTGCTCGGTCGGACCCCGTACATCCCGACGCTGGGCCGGGAGTCGACCGCCGACCTCGACGCCGTGCACGAGGTGCTCGGGCGACTGGACCTCACCGGCTTCCACCGTCGCGAGCTGGCCACCCTCTCCGGAGGCGAACGGCAGCGGGTGTTCCTCGCCCGCGCGCTCGCCCAGGGGGCGACACTGCTGCTGCTCGACGAGCCGACCAGCGCCCTGGACATCGGTCACCAGCAGGAGGTGCTGGAACTCGTCGACCAGTTGCGCCGTGAGCACGGCCTGACCGTCCTCGCCACGATGCACGACCTCTCCCTGGCCGGCGAGTACGCCGACCGGATGGTGATGCTCGCCGGCGGTCGGGTGGTGGCCGCCGGGTCCCCGTCCGAGGTGTTGACCGAGCACCTACTCGCCACCCACTACCGGGCCAGCGTCCGGGTGGTCCCGGGCACCCACGGCCCCCTGGTGGTCCCCGTCCGCCCCACCCGCCCCGACCCCCTCGGGGCTCGTGGGTCAGGCCCCCAGGTCGATGACGGAGAAGAGGGCGCCCTGGGGGTCGCGTAG
- a CDS encoding transcriptional regulator, producing MTELDPVIHAQARLRVVASLSALNVGDRITFPRLQELLGMTAGNLSVHLRKLEDAGYVEITKTHRGRTPATLVGLSRRGRLAFEEYTEAIRALLDPIPSKEQS from the coding sequence GTGACCGAACTGGATCCGGTCATCCACGCCCAGGCCCGGCTGCGGGTGGTCGCCAGCCTCTCCGCACTCAACGTCGGCGACCGGATCACCTTTCCGCGCCTGCAGGAACTGCTCGGGATGACCGCCGGCAACCTCTCCGTGCACCTGCGCAAACTCGAGGACGCCGGCTACGTGGAGATCACCAAGACCCACCGTGGACGCACCCCGGCGACCCTGGTCGGGCTCAGCCGGCGGGGCCGGCTGGCGTTCGAGGAGTACACCGAAGCCATCCGCGCCCTGCTCGACCCCATTCCGTCGAAGGAGCAGTCATGA